From a single Silene latifolia isolate original U9 population chromosome 6, ASM4854445v1, whole genome shotgun sequence genomic region:
- the LOC141588419 gene encoding uncharacterized protein LOC141588419, which translates to MHSPPAPLEVDQRSKIFRSRCTVQGRVCNLIIDGGSCTNVASTIMVSKLSLPTQEHPSPYKLRWINKGTEVRVDKQCIVPFSIRKVYKDEVLCDVGKENVYVFKHNGKKVTLTPLPPNQRGYGSSNMPEEVNGVLFLSEAAMIIELKQEQPVMFFLSREINTEEGHDVPAEVQPLIQKYKEVFPAELPCGLPPLRGIEHHIDLVPGSVLPNRPAYICDPTATKELQHQIEELMTKGFVRESLSPCAVPALLVPKKDGT; encoded by the exons ATGCACTCTCCACCAGCTCCTCTAGAAGTTGATCAGAGATCCAAGATATTCAGGAGTAGGTGCACTGTCCAAGGGAGGGTATGTAATTTGATCATTGATGGAGGTAGTTGTACCAATGTGGCTTCCACCATTATGGTTAGCAAGCTGAGTTTGCCTACCCAGGAGCACCCCAGTCCATACAAGCTAAGATGGATAAACAAAGGGACTGAAGTAAGAGTTGACAAACAGTGCATTGTTCCTTTCTCAATTAGGAAGGTGTACAAAGATGAAGTGTTATGTGATGTG GGAAAGGAAAATGTTTATGTCTTCAAGCATAATGGCAAGAAAGTCACCCTGACTCCCTTGCCACCAAACCAGAGAGGATATGGAAGTTCTAACATGCCTGAGGAGGTTAATGGAGTATTGTTTTTATCTGAGGCAGCCATGATCATAGAATTAAAACAAGAGCAGCCTGTGATGTTTTTCCTGTCAAGGGAAATCAACACTGAGGAGGGTCATGATGTGCCTGCAGAGGTTCAACCTCTGATTCAGAAATACAAGGAGGTTTTTCCAGCTGAGTTGCCTTGTGGTTTGCCACCCCTGAGAGGAATTGAGCATCACATAGACCTTGTACCTGGTTCTGTGCTCCCTAACAGGCCAGCTTACATATGTGATCCCACAGCAACTAAGGAACTCCAACATCAGATTGAAGAATTAATGACAAAGGGATTTGTGAGGGAATCACTGAGTCCATGTGCAGTGCCTGCTTTACTAGTACCTAAGAAAGATGGAACTTAG